The following nucleotide sequence is from Halobacillus mangrovi.
CGATCAGTCCAACAATTTCGCGCGGATTTACATCAAACGAAATTCCGTGCAAAACATTTTTATGTGTATATCCACCATAAAGGTCGTTAACTTGTAATAACGATTGCAAACTTCATCCCTCTTTTCATTAACATCCATTCTTCACAAATTTTATCACAATTGAGGAGCCACTTGCACTTTTTGCATAGAGTCTCCATTTTCGATTGTGTCACTTACAATATGATACAATAATACAAAAGATTAAGGAGTGAGATTGATGAGTCAGGATTGTATTTTTTGTAAAATCATTGATGGGGAAATTCCTTCAGCAAAAGTGTATGAGGACGAAGATGTCTATGCATTTTTAGATATCAGCCAGGTTACAAAAGGACACACGCTAGTCATTCCTAAACAACACACACAGGATATCTACCACACTGATTCAGATGTGGCAGAGAAGCTGTTTGCAAGAGTGCCAAAGATCGCCAATGCTCTTAAAGAAACGTATGAACCAATTGGATTGAACGTACTGAATAATAATGAGGAACCTGCAGGCCAATCTGTTTTCCACTTACATATTCATCTTATTCCAAGATACGGGAAACAAGACGGATTCGGCGCAAAGTGGGAAGCCCATTCAGATCAATACAGTACGGAAGATCTTCAATCAATTGCCGCTGAGATCAACAACAACATACAAGGTTAATGTAAATTTTGATTTTCCTCCTGATTTCTTGGTATAATTAGGTCATGCTTTCGCAAGTGGTCATGAGGACACACTTGGGAAGTAAATTTAGATTAGACGAGTATAGTTGAGGAGAGATGTTCAAATGAATACGCGTATTTTGGTGATGTTGTCATTGTTTGTAGGGATTGGAGCAGTCCTTCATGCGATTGTCCCGCCTTTCTTTTTAGGAATGCGTCCGG
It contains:
- a CDS encoding HIT family protein — its product is MSQDCIFCKIIDGEIPSAKVYEDEDVYAFLDISQVTKGHTLVIPKQHTQDIYHTDSDVAEKLFARVPKIANALKETYEPIGLNVLNNNEEPAGQSVFHLHIHLIPRYGKQDGFGAKWEAHSDQYSTEDLQSIAAEINNNIQG